In one window of Brenneria goodwinii DNA:
- the mnmC gene encoding bifunctional tRNA (5-methylaminomethyl-2-thiouridine)(34)-methyltransferase MnmD/FAD-dependent 5-carboxymethylaminomethyl-2-thiouridine(34) oxidoreductase MnmC, translating into MNNRSIQHASLSWNEQGTPVSQQFDDVYFSNQDGLAETRYVFLKGNQFPARFMTHPREICVVAETGFGTGLNFLTLWQAFDDFHSRSPQAPLRRLHFISFEKFPLRRHDLAAAHAQWPELAKYAQELRRQWPLPLSGCHRLILAQGRVTLDLWFGDVNTLLPTLDESLHHKVDAWFLDGFAPSKNPDMWTENLFHAMARLGRRQGTFATFTAAGFVRRGLQQAGFNISKIKGFGQKREMLSGDLPECVSVPSAAPWYARPPAAATHDIAIIGGGIASVLTALALQRRGATVTLYCADGQPAQGASGNRQGALYPLLNNKHDALSRFFAAAFTFARRHYAELAAQGVSFEHQWCGVSQLAYDQKSARKIEHILQGEWPPELVFGVTAEQLEALNNLTLGAGGITYPDGGWLCPAELTASALELARRQGLRIHMNTTVSQIEQAATGWRLRLNNHQQMEHTVLVLANGYQLSEWPQTQHLPCYAVRGQVSHIPTTPALQRLKQVLCYDGYLTPVSPQHQAHCIGASYQRGDSGADYREEEQQENRQRLLHCLPQAEWARQIDVSGRQARQGVRCALRDHLPLVGAVADYQQTLACYQDLPQSLRHAENLPLAPVYPNLFIIGALGSRGLCSAPLAAEILAAQIFDEPLPLDRETLAALNPNRFWIRKLLKGRPV; encoded by the coding sequence GTGAATAACCGCTCCATCCAACACGCGTCGTTAAGTTGGAACGAACAGGGTACACCTGTATCGCAACAATTTGATGACGTCTATTTTTCGAATCAGGATGGGCTGGCGGAAACCCGCTATGTATTTTTAAAAGGCAACCAGTTCCCCGCACGCTTTATGACGCATCCGCGCGAGATTTGCGTGGTGGCGGAAACCGGTTTCGGCACCGGCCTCAATTTTCTCACGCTGTGGCAGGCCTTTGACGATTTCCATTCCCGGTCGCCGCAGGCGCCGTTACGTCGCCTGCATTTCATCAGCTTCGAGAAATTTCCGCTGCGCCGGCACGATCTGGCCGCGGCTCACGCCCAATGGCCTGAACTGGCGAAATATGCGCAGGAATTGCGCCGGCAGTGGCCTTTACCGCTGTCGGGCTGCCATCGTCTGATACTGGCGCAGGGGCGCGTCACCCTCGATCTGTGGTTCGGCGATGTCAATACGCTGCTGCCGACCCTGGACGAATCACTGCATCATAAAGTCGATGCCTGGTTCCTCGATGGCTTTGCGCCGTCCAAAAATCCGGACATGTGGACGGAGAATCTGTTCCACGCCATGGCGCGTCTTGGCCGCCGGCAAGGGACATTCGCCACCTTTACCGCCGCCGGATTCGTCCGGCGCGGGCTCCAGCAGGCGGGGTTTAACATCAGCAAAATCAAAGGATTCGGCCAAAAACGCGAAATGCTGAGCGGGGATCTGCCGGAATGCGTTTCCGTTCCCTCCGCCGCCCCCTGGTATGCTCGTCCGCCAGCCGCCGCAACCCACGATATCGCCATTATCGGCGGCGGCATCGCCAGTGTGTTGACCGCGCTGGCGCTACAACGCCGCGGCGCGACGGTGACGCTCTACTGTGCCGATGGTCAACCGGCGCAGGGCGCGTCGGGCAACCGGCAAGGCGCGCTGTATCCCCTGCTGAATAATAAGCACGATGCGCTGTCGCGTTTTTTCGCCGCCGCATTCACTTTTGCGCGCCGCCACTATGCCGAACTGGCGGCGCAGGGCGTCAGTTTTGAACATCAGTGGTGCGGCGTCAGCCAACTGGCCTATGACCAGAAAAGCGCGCGTAAAATTGAACATATTTTACAAGGCGAATGGCCGCCGGAACTGGTTTTCGGCGTCACCGCGGAGCAGCTTGAAGCCTTGAACAACCTGACGCTTGGCGCAGGGGGCATCACCTACCCCGATGGCGGCTGGCTGTGTCCGGCGGAGTTAACGGCGTCGGCGCTGGAACTGGCCCGGCGACAGGGGCTGCGCATACACATGAACACGACGGTTTCCCAGATTGAGCAAGCCGCCACGGGCTGGCGACTGAGGCTGAATAACCATCAGCAAATGGAACATACCGTACTGGTTCTGGCCAATGGCTATCAACTGTCGGAGTGGCCCCAGACCCAACATCTGCCATGCTATGCGGTTCGCGGCCAGGTAAGCCATATCCCGACGACGCCGGCGTTACAGCGGCTAAAACAGGTACTTTGCTATGACGGTTATCTGACGCCCGTCAGCCCGCAGCACCAGGCGCACTGCATCGGCGCCAGCTATCAACGCGGCGATAGCGGCGCCGACTACCGGGAAGAAGAGCAACAGGAAAATCGTCAGCGGTTGTTGCACTGTCTGCCGCAGGCGGAATGGGCGCGGCAGATTGACGTGAGCGGCCGTCAGGCGCGTCAGGGCGTCCGTTGCGCGCTGCGCGATCATCTGCCTTTAGTGGGCGCGGTAGCGGATTATCAACAGACGCTTGCGTGCTATCAGGATCTGCCGCAATCGCTGCGCCATGCGGAAAATCTCCCGCTGGCGCCGGTCTACCCCAACCTGTTCATTATCGGCGCGCTGGGATCGCGGGGACTGTGCTCCGCGCCATTGGCCGCCGAGATTCTGGCCGCTCAAATTTTTGATGAACCGCTGCCGCTGGACCGCGAAACGCTGGCTGCGCTCAATCCTAATCGTTTTTGGATCAGAAAACTGCTGAAAGGCAGGCCGGTTTAA
- the fabB gene encoding beta-ketoacyl-ACP synthase I, protein MKRAVITGLGIVSSIGNNQQEVLASLREGRSGITFSQELKDSGMRSHVWGNVKLDTTGLIDRKVVRFMSDASIYAYLSMEQAIKDSGLSDDQVSNDRTGLIVGSGGGSPRNQVAGTDGMRAKGLRGVGPYMVTKAMASGVSACLATPFKIRGVNYSISSACATSAHCIGNAVEMIQLGKQDVVFAGGGEELCWEMACEFDAMGALSTKYNETPEKASRTYDADRDGFVIAGGGGIVVVEELEHALARGAHIYGEIIGYGATSDGADMVAPSGEGAMRCMKMALQDVDAPIDYINTHGTSTPVGDVKELGAIREVFGENIPAISATKAMTGHSLGAAGVQEVIYTLLMLEHGFIAPSINVETLDEQAVGMNIITKPTERKLTTVMSNGFGFGGTNATLVMSKFEK, encoded by the coding sequence ATGAAACGTGCAGTGATTACTGGTCTGGGGATCGTATCAAGCATAGGTAATAACCAGCAGGAAGTTCTGGCGTCTTTGCGGGAAGGCCGCTCGGGTATTACTTTCTCTCAAGAGCTGAAAGATTCCGGCATGCGTAGTCACGTCTGGGGTAACGTTAAGCTGGACACCACAGGCCTCATCGATCGCAAAGTGGTGCGCTTTATGAGTGATGCATCGATTTATGCCTATCTGTCTATGGAGCAGGCGATTAAAGATTCTGGTCTGAGCGACGATCAGGTTTCCAACGATCGCACTGGTCTGATCGTTGGTTCCGGCGGCGGTTCTCCGCGTAATCAGGTTGCGGGTACTGACGGCATGCGGGCGAAAGGTCTGCGTGGCGTGGGTCCCTATATGGTCACCAAAGCTATGGCTTCCGGCGTTTCCGCCTGCCTGGCGACGCCATTCAAAATCCGTGGCGTTAACTACTCTATCAGCTCCGCCTGTGCGACTTCAGCACACTGTATCGGCAACGCGGTAGAGATGATCCAACTGGGCAAGCAGGACGTGGTATTCGCCGGCGGCGGCGAAGAGCTGTGCTGGGAGATGGCCTGTGAGTTCGATGCCATGGGCGCGCTGTCTACCAAATATAACGAAACGCCGGAAAAAGCGTCCCGTACGTATGATGCCGATCGCGACGGTTTTGTCATCGCCGGCGGCGGCGGTATCGTGGTGGTTGAAGAGCTGGAGCATGCGCTGGCGCGCGGCGCGCACATCTACGGTGAAATCATCGGCTACGGCGCGACGTCCGATGGCGCGGATATGGTTGCCCCGTCAGGGGAAGGCGCGATGCGTTGCATGAAGATGGCGCTGCAGGACGTGGATGCGCCGATCGACTACATCAACACGCACGGCACCTCTACGCCGGTTGGCGATGTGAAAGAACTGGGGGCGATTCGTGAAGTGTTCGGTGAGAACATTCCGGCGATTTCCGCCACGAAAGCGATGACCGGTCACTCACTGGGCGCGGCCGGTGTTCAGGAGGTGATTTATACTCTGCTGATGCTGGAACATGGCTTTATCGCACCGAGCATTAACGTTGAAACGCTGGACGAACAGGCTGTCGGCATGAACATTATCACCAAGCCGACAGAGCGTAAACTGACGACGGTGATGTCGAACGGTTTCGGTTTCGGCGGCACCAACGCCACGCTGGTGATGAGCAAGTTTGAGAAGTAA
- a CDS encoding AzlC family ABC transporter permease, translated as MLPLCLSVIPWGILAGSMAIQSGLSLWQAVGMSAIIFAGAAQLVTLGLLMSGASLFTIVVSIFFLTAQHFIYGLTLREFVSLLHVRYRIPIGFLLTDELFALSMAKKNKAVLTPGYLIGAGLVFYLCWNICSLLGIFMANAIPDLGKYHLDFSIIATFITLIVPMINRLSVFSGVVFSLLASMLLSYYHVEGAIIISGLCGMMFSVMVSRTAGEKV; from the coding sequence ATGTTGCCGCTGTGCCTGTCGGTCATTCCGTGGGGGATTCTGGCGGGTTCAATGGCGATACAATCCGGGCTGAGCCTATGGCAGGCCGTCGGAATGTCCGCCATCATCTTTGCCGGCGCTGCGCAACTCGTCACGCTGGGCCTGCTGATGTCCGGCGCCAGTTTGTTTACCATCGTTGTTTCCATCTTTTTTCTGACCGCCCAACATTTTATTTACGGACTGACGCTCAGGGAGTTCGTTTCCCTATTACATGTCCGTTACCGTATTCCAATCGGTTTTCTGCTTACGGATGAACTCTTTGCGCTAAGCATGGCGAAAAAGAATAAAGCCGTGCTGACGCCGGGGTATCTGATTGGCGCCGGACTGGTATTTTATCTTTGCTGGAATATATGCAGCCTGCTGGGCATTTTTATGGCGAACGCCATTCCCGATCTGGGGAAATATCATCTCGATTTTTCAATTATCGCCACCTTTATTACGCTAATCGTACCCATGATCAATCGCCTCAGCGTCTTTTCCGGCGTGGTATTCTCTCTGCTTGCGTCTATGCTGCTGTCTTACTACCACGTGGAAGGGGCGATAATTATTTCCGGCCTCTGCGGAATGATGTTTTCCGTCATGGTTTCACGCACCGCGGGGGAGAAAGTATGA
- a CDS encoding AraC family transcriptional regulator, producing the protein MAEKEKTREQAHFRHFKEFGGLEMLQARYKRQRFSRHAHENFCIGVIEEGAQRFYRTGGEHVAPKGDIILVNADEIHTGHSAVAGGWSYRAIYPTLDLLRSLSRDLQQSQGAIPWFPDAVVHDPGLSEQLRLTFTLLTQESNSLLKETLLFSSLAWLIMQYGKSRISERDLPDSGNHIANAKALIDACPEQNVSLIELANVAMLSPWHFLRQFKKTVGMTPHAYLVHARLRKAKSLLLAGHGILTVSSLCGFSDQSHFNRHFKRAQGITPGEFIRSLNFPANYQITG; encoded by the coding sequence ATGGCTGAAAAGGAAAAGACACGGGAACAAGCCCATTTTCGCCATTTTAAAGAGTTCGGCGGTTTGGAAATGCTGCAAGCTCGCTACAAACGGCAGCGCTTCTCCCGCCACGCTCATGAAAATTTCTGTATCGGCGTGATTGAAGAAGGCGCGCAGCGATTTTACCGCACCGGCGGCGAGCATGTTGCGCCCAAGGGCGACATTATCCTGGTGAACGCCGATGAAATTCATACCGGACATTCGGCCGTCGCTGGCGGATGGTCATATCGGGCGATTTATCCCACCCTTGATTTGCTGCGTTCCCTTTCCCGCGACCTTCAACAATCTCAGGGGGCGATCCCCTGGTTTCCTGATGCTGTAGTGCACGATCCCGGTCTGTCGGAACAGCTGCGCCTGACATTTACCTTGTTAACGCAGGAAAGCAACTCGCTGCTGAAAGAAACATTGCTCTTCTCATCGCTGGCCTGGTTGATCATGCAATATGGGAAAAGCCGTATTTCTGAACGCGACTTACCGGATTCCGGTAACCATATCGCCAACGCTAAAGCGTTAATCGATGCCTGCCCCGAACAGAATGTGTCGCTGATCGAACTGGCGAATGTCGCAATGCTCAGCCCGTGGCATTTTTTACGCCAGTTCAAAAAAACGGTGGGCATGACGCCGCACGCTTATTTAGTTCATGCCCGGTTGCGAAAAGCCAAATCATTATTACTGGCCGGACACGGCATATTAACGGTGTCCTCGCTGTGCGGTTTTTCCGATCAAAGTCATTTCAATCGCCACTTTAAAAGAGCCCAGGGAATTACACCGGGCGAATTTATACGCTCGCTGAATTTCCCTGCGAATTATCAGATAACAGGTTAG